From Roseofilum capinflatum BLCC-M114, a single genomic window includes:
- a CDS encoding universal stress protein — protein MFKRALISTDLSDGLYRLVNSVPALAQSGLEQVVFTHCVALEGIIPKADNEKIEWAKSRLSVLRPNIADSLEVKGEVVPSVKPHETILEVAKKHDSDVIIMGANIHTLMDEQFFGSTSRSLAEHTDIPIMVLRPQLVSTYTSEELDLRCRYLFRYLMLTYDGSPSAQYLLQRVKDYAQNRPDHSLEKLLLVWVVEEGSRREYKDVNYELEKAHTELEKVKEDLSSLNLEIELEVRQGEIIPQIFESALMHDISAIAVSSNRKNRILEWSSPSISNKILRRSWHPILYFSPRH, from the coding sequence ATGTTCAAGCGTGCTTTAATCTCAACGGATTTATCGGATGGATTATATCGTCTCGTCAACTCAGTTCCTGCTCTAGCTCAAAGTGGTTTAGAGCAAGTTGTATTTACCCATTGTGTCGCCTTAGAAGGGATTATTCCTAAAGCGGATAATGAGAAGATTGAGTGGGCAAAATCTCGCTTATCGGTTCTGCGTCCGAATATTGCCGATAGTCTAGAAGTTAAGGGTGAAGTCGTTCCTTCCGTCAAGCCCCATGAAACGATTCTAGAGGTGGCTAAAAAACATGATTCTGATGTGATCATCATGGGTGCGAATATCCATACCCTCATGGATGAGCAATTTTTTGGCAGTACCAGTCGGAGTTTAGCCGAACATACGGATATTCCGATTATGGTTTTGCGCCCCCAACTGGTTTCTACTTATACTTCTGAAGAGTTGGATCTGCGGTGTCGTTATCTGTTTCGGTATTTAATGCTCACTTATGATGGCAGTCCCAGCGCTCAATATTTGTTACAACGAGTCAAAGACTATGCCCAAAACCGGCCAGATCACTCCCTAGAGAAGCTTCTACTGGTGTGGGTGGTCGAAGAAGGGAGTCGGCGAGAATATAAAGATGTCAACTATGAATTGGAGAAAGCGCACACTGAGCTTGAGAAAGTGAAGGAAGACTTATCGAGTCTGAATTTAGAGATCGAGCTTGAAGTGCGGCAGGGGGAAATCATTCCTCAGATTTTTGAGTCGGCGTTAATGCATGATATTAGTGCGATCGCTGTTTCTTCCAATCGCAAAAATCGGATTCTAGAATGGTCATCACCGAGCATCAGTAATAAAATTTTGCGGCGCAGTTGGCATCCGATTCTTTACTTCTCCCCCAGGCACTAG
- a CDS encoding NblA/ycf18 family protein yields the protein MNEPMQLSLEQQFSLRSFQTQVEKMSREQAQEFLVKLYEQMMLRETMYQQFIKHEWGLD from the coding sequence ATGAACGAACCCATGCAACTCTCCCTAGAACAACAATTTAGTCTTCGGTCTTTCCAAACCCAAGTGGAGAAGATGAGTCGCGAGCAAGCTCAGGAATTCCTGGTGAAGCTCTATGAGCAGATGATGTTGCGAGAAACCATGTACCAGCAGTTCATCAAACACGAGTGGGGTTTAGACTAG
- a CDS encoding 2-hydroxyacid dehydrogenase: MKVAVFSTEPYDRQFLDAANAAANANHEFIYFDTLLEPKTASLADGCPAICVFVNDNVGKETLEILAQQGTKLIALRCTGFNNVDLSTAAELGIKVVRVSVYSPYSVAEFVVGMILLLNRKLNKAYNRVRDDNFSLNGLMGFDLHGRTVGIVGTGKIGLILAQILHGFGCHLLGYDLYPNANFEAIGDARYVDFPELLANSDIISLHCPLTPENHHLINRNTIAQMKPGMMLINTSRGPLIDTKAAIEGIKSGQIGYLGIDVYEQEDTLFFRDLSNTIIQDDTIQLLQSFPNVLITSHQGFFTYEAMSQITGTTIASITDFEQGNPLKDEVKIN, encoded by the coding sequence ATGAAAGTTGCCGTTTTCAGTACCGAACCCTACGATCGCCAATTTCTCGATGCCGCCAATGCTGCTGCTAACGCCAATCACGAGTTTATTTACTTTGACACTCTGCTCGAACCCAAAACTGCTTCCCTCGCCGATGGGTGTCCCGCCATTTGCGTGTTTGTCAATGACAATGTGGGCAAGGAAACCCTGGAAATTTTGGCACAACAGGGCACAAAGCTAATCGCCCTGCGCTGCACCGGATTTAACAATGTGGACTTGTCTACCGCAGCCGAATTGGGCATCAAAGTGGTGCGCGTGAGTGTCTATTCCCCCTACTCAGTAGCCGAGTTTGTGGTGGGGATGATTCTGTTGCTCAACCGCAAGCTGAATAAGGCTTACAATCGAGTCCGTGATGATAACTTCTCCCTCAATGGTCTCATGGGATTTGACCTCCATGGTCGTACCGTCGGCATTGTTGGCACGGGCAAAATTGGCTTGATTCTCGCCCAAATTCTGCACGGCTTTGGCTGTCATCTGCTGGGATATGATTTGTATCCTAATGCCAATTTTGAGGCGATCGGGGATGCTCGTTATGTTGATTTCCCGGAGTTATTAGCCAACTCAGACATTATTTCCCTGCACTGTCCTCTCACCCCAGAAAACCATCATTTGATCAACCGAAACACCATCGCTCAGATGAAACCGGGAATGATGCTCATCAACACCAGTCGCGGCCCACTCATCGATACAAAAGCCGCCATTGAAGGGATCAAATCCGGTCAGATTGGTTATTTGGGGATTGATGTTTACGAACAGGAAGATACCCTGTTTTTCCGGGATTTATCCAACACCATCATCCAAGATGACACCATCCAACTACTGCAATCGTTCCCCAATGTTTTGATCACCTCTCACCAAGGGTTCTTCACCTACGAAGCCATGTCCCAAATTACCGGCACAACCATTGCCAGTATCACGGATTTCGAGCAAGGAAATCCCCTCAAAGATGAAGTCAAGATCAATTAA
- the aroC gene encoding chorismate synthase yields MGNTFGHLFRITTFGESHGGGVGVIIDGCPPLLEISAEEIQVELDRRRPGQSKITTPRKETDTCQILSGVFDGKTLGTPIAILVPNKDTRPQDYDEMAQKYRPSHADATYDAKYGIRNWQGGGRSSARETIGRVAAGAIAKKILKQAAGVDIIGYVKRIQDLEAIVDPETVTLEQVESNIVRCPDPEAYERMIDRIEAIKKEGDSLGGVVECVARHLPKGLGMPVFDKLEADLAKGVMSLPASKGFEIGSGFAGTLLTGSDHNDEFTLDEGGQVRTATNRSGGIQGGISNGESIILRVAFKPTATIRKEQRTVTKDGQETLLAAKGRHDPCVLPRAVPMVEAMVALVLCDHLLRHQGQCGTLNHD; encoded by the coding sequence ATGGGTAATACCTTCGGGCATTTATTTCGGATTACAACGTTTGGGGAGTCCCATGGCGGTGGGGTTGGGGTGATTATTGATGGCTGTCCACCGCTCCTGGAGATTTCAGCAGAGGAGATTCAGGTGGAGTTGGATCGCCGTCGGCCGGGACAGAGTAAAATCACAACACCGCGTAAGGAAACGGATACCTGTCAGATTCTCTCTGGGGTGTTTGATGGCAAAACCCTGGGGACTCCGATCGCGATTTTGGTTCCCAATAAGGATACTCGGCCCCAAGATTATGATGAGATGGCGCAGAAATATCGGCCGTCCCATGCGGATGCGACCTATGATGCGAAATATGGGATTCGGAATTGGCAAGGTGGGGGACGCTCTTCGGCACGGGAAACCATTGGTCGGGTGGCTGCCGGGGCGATCGCCAAAAAAATCCTTAAACAGGCCGCTGGCGTGGACATTATCGGCTATGTGAAGCGTATTCAAGATTTAGAGGCGATCGTCGATCCCGAAACCGTCACCCTCGAACAAGTCGAAAGTAATATCGTTCGTTGTCCCGATCCGGAAGCCTACGAACGGATGATCGATCGCATCGAAGCCATTAAAAAAGAAGGCGACTCCCTCGGTGGAGTCGTCGAATGTGTCGCTCGTCATCTGCCCAAAGGTCTAGGAATGCCCGTTTTTGATAAGCTAGAGGCCGATTTAGCCAAAGGGGTGATGTCTCTACCTGCGAGTAAAGGATTTGAGATCGGTTCTGGGTTTGCCGGAACCCTGCTCACCGGGAGCGATCACAACGATGAATTTACCCTAGATGAGGGAGGACAAGTCCGCACCGCCACCAACCGCTCCGGAGGCATTCAAGGGGGAATTTCCAATGGCGAATCGATTATTCTCCGAGTCGCGTTTAAACCCACCGCCACCATTCGCAAAGAACAGCGTACAGTAACCAAGGACGGGCAAGAAACCCTTCTAGCCGCTAAAGGTCGTCACGATCCTTGCGTTTTACCCAGAGCCGTGCCTATGGTAGAAGCAATGGTTGCTCTGGTTTTATGCGACCATCTCCTACGTCACCAAGGTCAATGCGGAACACTCAATCATGATTAG
- a CDS encoding MBL fold metallo-hydrolase, whose translation MISQDSSSLFEVQFWGVRGSVPAPGPETVRYGGNTSCLEMRIGERHFIFDGGTGLRALGDRLSTESPLDINMFFTHYHWDHIQGVPFFIPLFTPGNHIHVWGDVPDSSESLEDHFHHAILHINSPVPSPIPKAEMQFSKLTPGSVISLDGIEIETGHLNHPNGAMGYRITWQGHTAVYCTDTEHYSDRLDPDVLKLARDADILIYDAMYTDNEYSNPKSSKVGWGHSTWQEGVKVAEAAGVKKLVIFHHEPNHDDDTLDQIQEDVQHHRPNTVLAREGMILSPIDP comes from the coding sequence ATGATTAGTCAGGACTCTTCTTCACTCTTTGAGGTTCAATTTTGGGGGGTACGGGGGAGTGTCCCCGCCCCCGGCCCGGAAACAGTGCGCTATGGTGGCAATACCTCCTGCCTAGAAATGCGGATTGGAGAGCGACACTTTATTTTTGATGGCGGAACCGGCTTACGGGCACTCGGCGATCGCCTCTCCACAGAATCCCCCCTGGATATCAATATGTTTTTTACCCATTACCATTGGGATCATATCCAAGGTGTGCCCTTTTTCATCCCCCTATTTACCCCAGGCAATCACATCCATGTTTGGGGAGATGTCCCCGACTCCAGCGAGTCCCTAGAAGACCATTTCCATCACGCCATTCTCCATATCAATTCCCCGGTTCCCTCACCCATCCCCAAGGCAGAGATGCAATTTTCTAAGCTAACGCCGGGAAGTGTGATTAGCCTAGACGGAATCGAGATTGAAACGGGACATCTCAATCATCCCAATGGAGCAATGGGGTATCGGATTACTTGGCAAGGACACACGGCAGTTTATTGTACAGATACGGAGCATTATAGCGATCGCCTCGATCCAGATGTCCTTAAATTGGCTCGTGATGCCGATATCCTCATCTACGATGCCATGTACACCGACAACGAATACAGCAACCCCAAATCCTCTAAAGTCGGTTGGGGTCATTCTACCTGGCAAGAAGGAGTCAAAGTCGCCGAAGCCGCCGGGGTGAAAAAGCTAGTCATTTTCCACCACGAACCCAATCACGATGACGATACCCTCGACCAGATCCAAGAGGACGTTCAACACCATCGCCCGAATACGGTTTTGGCCCGCGAAGGCATGATTTTAAGCCCGATTGACCCTTAG
- a CDS encoding DUF7219 family protein translates to MADPSEFLYPRSRYYGEFKPEYLVFDANLQEFAQKVTYICSLETGGKITPIQAYEQIRQLWLELEQSKHQLGLEKPPEDPSEDEG, encoded by the coding sequence ATGGCTGACCCATCTGAATTTTTGTATCCTCGTAGTCGATATTACGGTGAGTTTAAGCCAGAATATCTGGTTTTTGATGCTAACTTGCAAGAATTTGCCCAAAAAGTAACCTATATTTGTTCTTTAGAAACCGGTGGCAAGATTACCCCTATCCAAGCCTATGAACAAATTCGGCAGTTATGGCTAGAACTTGAACAAAGCAAACACCAGTTAGGCTTAGAAAAACCGCCTGAAGACCCTTCTGAAGACGAAGGATAG